In Paracoccus aminophilus JCM 7686, a single window of DNA contains:
- a CDS encoding cob(I)yrinic acid a,c-diamide adenosyltransferase, translating into MVVLNKIYTRTGDKGETALSNGERVAKHSARVDAYGTVDELNATLGLARLHATGELAGQIATIQNDLFDLGADLSRPRMQEDADAPYPVLRIIDSQVDRLEAEIDVMNARLTPLRSFILPGGSVLAAHLHLCRTVARRAERAATALAETEDANPAAVKYLNRLSDWMFVAGRIANNDGHDDVLWVPGGSR; encoded by the coding sequence ATGGTCGTTCTCAACAAGATCTACACCCGCACCGGCGACAAGGGCGAAACTGCTCTGTCGAATGGCGAGCGTGTCGCGAAACACTCGGCCCGGGTCGATGCCTATGGCACTGTGGACGAGCTCAATGCGACGCTCGGGCTGGCCCGGCTTCATGCCACGGGTGAGCTTGCGGGCCAGATCGCGACGATCCAGAACGACCTTTTCGACCTCGGCGCCGATCTGTCGCGCCCCCGGATGCAGGAAGATGCCGACGCGCCCTATCCGGTTTTGCGCATCATCGACAGCCAGGTCGACCGGCTTGAGGCGGAAATCGACGTGATGAATGCCCGGCTGACGCCTTTGCGCAGCTTCATCCTGCCCGGCGGCTCGGTGCTCGCGGCCCATCTTCATCTGTGCCGCACGGTCGCCCGCCGCGCCGAGCGCGCCGCCACCGCCCTCGCCGAAACCGAGGATGCCAACCCGGCCGCAGTGAAATATCTCAACCGGCTGTCAGACTGGATGTTCGTCGCAGGCCGGATCGCGAATAACGACGGCCATGACGACGTGCTCTGGGTGCCCGGCGGCAGTCGTTAG
- a CDS encoding twin transmembrane helix small protein, which produces MHKDPLFYLAAFSCLVVLAVLMTGVGGFAKGGEFNRRNGNRLMRWRLIAQAIAIVIMMTYLWSRGL; this is translated from the coding sequence ATGCATAAAGATCCCCTATTCTACCTCGCCGCCTTTTCCTGCCTTGTCGTCCTCGCCGTTCTGATGACCGGGGTCGGAGGCTTTGCAAAAGGCGGAGAATTCAACCGCCGCAATGGCAACCGCCTGATGCGCTGGCGCCTGATCGCCCAAGCGATCGCCATTGTCATTATGATGACCTATCTGTGGTCGAGGGGGCTTTGA
- a CDS encoding SDR family NAD(P)-dependent oxidoreductase, protein MKTALLTGCSSGIGRDAAHLLKARGWHVLATCRREEDAATLRAEGLESFALDLASDTSVADGVAHALSLGPVHALVNNGAYALPGAVEDLPRGGLREIFETNLFGTHDLTRRLIPQFREIGEGRVVTISSVLGLVGVPWRGAYAATKFALEGLTDILRLEMADTPIKIVLIEPGPIGTDIRLKSIPHFERWIDWENSPRREQYRATLLKRLYQPAAKKDRFELPPRAVSEKIAQALESAHPRARYYVTTPTYLSGIGRRILSTRALDWFARRS, encoded by the coding sequence ATGAAGACTGCGCTTCTGACCGGCTGCTCGTCCGGGATCGGGCGGGATGCCGCGCATCTGCTGAAAGCCCGCGGCTGGCACGTTCTCGCCACCTGCCGGCGCGAGGAGGATGCCGCCACCCTGCGCGCCGAGGGCTTGGAAAGCTTCGCACTCGATCTCGCCTCGGACACCAGCGTAGCCGACGGCGTCGCCCATGCGCTGTCCTTGGGGCCGGTCCATGCGCTGGTGAACAACGGCGCCTATGCCCTGCCCGGCGCGGTCGAAGACCTGCCACGCGGCGGCCTGCGCGAGATCTTCGAGACCAATCTCTTTGGCACCCATGACCTGACCCGCCGCCTGATCCCGCAATTTCGCGAGATCGGAGAGGGCCGCGTCGTTACCATCAGCTCGGTCCTCGGTCTGGTCGGCGTGCCGTGGCGCGGCGCCTATGCCGCGACGAAATTCGCGCTGGAGGGGCTGACCGATATCTTGCGCCTCGAAATGGCCGATACGCCGATCAAGATCGTGCTGATCGAGCCCGGCCCGATCGGCACCGACATCCGGCTCAAATCAATCCCCCATTTCGAGCGTTGGATTGATTGGGAAAACAGCCCGCGCCGCGAACAATACCGCGCGACGCTGCTCAAACGGCTGTACCAGCCCGCCGCCAAGAAGGACCGATTTGAATTGCCTCCGCGCGCGGTTAGTGAAAAGATTGCGCAGGCGCTGGAAAGCGCCCATCCGCGTGCTCGCTATTATGTGACCACGCCCACTTATTTGTCCGGCATCGGGCGCCGCATCCTGTCGACGCGCGCTCTGGACTGGTTCGCACGCCGAAGCTAG
- the parC gene encoding DNA topoisomerase IV subunit A produces the protein MSDDPNRPEGETENTVSEQLSRAIGERYLTYALSTIMNRALPDARDGLKPVHRRILYAMRELRLSATGPFRKSAKISGDVMGNYHPHGDSAIYDAMARLAQPFVMRYPLVDGQGNFGNIDGDNPAASRYTEARLTAAAEALLEGLAEDAVDMRANYDGTLEEPVVLAAAFPNLLCNGASGIAVGMATNVPPHNLHEVVDACLHLIKAPDARDETLISIMPGPDFPTGGVLVESRDVIAEAYRTGRGSLRLRARWAVEDLGRGQWQIVVTEIPYQVAKSKLIERLAELIQIKKVPILADVRDESAEDIRIVLEPKTRAVDPEQLMAALFRTSDLEVRFGLNMNVLIDGRMPKVCSLKEVLRAFLDHRREVLVRRSNFRLAKIAARLEVLEGYMIAFLNLDRVIEIIRYEEDPKGVMVAEFKLTEVQVEAILNMRLRALRRLEEMELRDEQSRLLDERAGLEGMLADESLQWAEISNQLRDVRKQFGKSAPGGQRRTEIAEAEDVGPIDMDSMIEREPITVILSKMGWIRAMKGHQPLDAEIKFKDGDGPFMAFHAETTDKLMVYGANGRFYTLIGANLPGGRGMGEPLRLMIDLPNDAAVIDMFAWRDGVKYLVASKEGDGFIVGAADILAQTRAGKQVLNGEALLCKVVSGDHVAVVGENRKVLVFPLDELPEMARGKGVRLQKFKDGGLSDASFITLAAGLSWKDPAGRTRREEDLTEWLGKRGTAGRMAPRGFPQDNKFN, from the coding sequence ATGTCAGACGATCCGAACCGCCCCGAAGGCGAGACCGAGAACACCGTTTCCGAACAGCTGTCGCGCGCCATTGGCGAGCGCTACCTGACCTATGCGCTCTCGACGATCATGAACCGCGCGCTGCCCGATGCGCGTGACGGTCTGAAGCCGGTGCATCGGCGCATTCTCTATGCGATGCGCGAGCTTCGGCTGTCGGCAACCGGTCCGTTCCGGAAATCGGCGAAGATCTCGGGCGATGTCATGGGCAATTATCACCCCCATGGCGACAGTGCGATTTATGATGCGATGGCGCGCCTCGCCCAGCCTTTCGTCATGCGCTACCCGCTGGTCGATGGTCAGGGCAACTTCGGCAATATCGACGGCGACAACCCGGCCGCCTCGCGCTACACCGAGGCGCGTCTGACCGCTGCCGCCGAGGCCCTGCTGGAAGGGCTCGCGGAAGATGCCGTCGATATGCGCGCGAACTATGACGGCACGCTTGAAGAGCCGGTGGTGCTGGCGGCGGCTTTCCCGAACCTGCTCTGCAACGGCGCTTCGGGGATTGCGGTCGGCATGGCCACGAACGTGCCGCCTCATAACCTCCATGAAGTCGTCGATGCCTGTCTGCATCTGATCAAGGCCCCCGATGCGCGCGACGAGACGCTGATCTCGATCATGCCGGGCCCCGATTTCCCGACCGGCGGCGTGCTGGTCGAAAGCCGCGATGTCATTGCCGAGGCCTACCGCACCGGACGCGGCAGCCTGCGCCTGCGCGCGCGATGGGCGGTCGAGGATCTGGGGCGCGGCCAATGGCAGATCGTCGTCACCGAGATCCCCTATCAGGTCGCGAAATCCAAGCTGATCGAGCGTCTGGCCGAGCTTATCCAGATCAAGAAGGTCCCGATTCTCGCCGATGTCCGCGACGAATCGGCGGAAGACATCCGCATCGTGCTGGAGCCCAAGACCCGCGCGGTCGATCCCGAGCAGCTGATGGCGGCGCTCTTCCGCACCTCGGATCTCGAAGTGCGATTCGGGCTGAACATGAACGTGCTGATCGACGGACGGATGCCCAAGGTCTGCTCGCTGAAAGAGGTCCTGCGCGCCTTCCTCGACCACCGCCGCGAGGTTCTGGTCCGGCGCTCGAACTTCCGGCTCGCCAAGATTGCGGCCCGGCTCGAGGTGCTCGAAGGCTATATGATCGCCTTCCTCAATCTCGACCGCGTTATCGAGATCATCCGTTACGAGGAGGATCCGAAAGGGGTGATGGTCGCCGAGTTCAAGCTGACCGAGGTGCAGGTCGAGGCGATCTTGAACATGCGCCTGCGCGCCTTGCGCCGCCTCGAGGAAATGGAGCTGCGCGACGAGCAGAGCCGCCTTCTCGACGAACGCGCGGGGCTCGAAGGAATGCTCGCCGACGAAAGCCTGCAATGGGCCGAGATCTCGAACCAGCTGCGCGACGTGCGCAAGCAATTCGGGAAATCCGCGCCCGGCGGCCAGCGCCGCACCGAGATCGCTGAGGCCGAGGATGTCGGCCCGATCGACATGGATTCGATGATCGAGCGCGAGCCGATCACCGTGATCTTGTCGAAAATGGGCTGGATTCGCGCGATGAAGGGCCATCAGCCGCTCGATGCCGAGATCAAGTTCAAAGATGGCGACGGCCCGTTCATGGCCTTCCATGCCGAGACCACCGACAAGCTGATGGTCTATGGCGCGAATGGCCGCTTCTACACGCTGATCGGCGCGAACCTGCCAGGCGGGCGCGGCATGGGCGAGCCTTTGCGCCTGATGATCGACCTGCCGAATGACGCCGCTGTCATCGACATGTTCGCCTGGCGCGACGGCGTGAAATATCTGGTTGCCTCGAAAGAGGGCGATGGCTTCATCGTCGGTGCCGCCGATATTCTGGCGCAGACCCGCGCGGGCAAGCAGGTGCTGAACGGCGAGGCGCTGCTTTGCAAGGTCGTGTCGGGCGATCACGTCGCGGTCGTCGGCGAGAACCGCAAGGTGCTGGTCTTCCCGCTCGACGAGCTGCCGGAAATGGCGCGCGGCAAGGGTGTGCGGCTTCAGAAGTTCAAGGACGGCGGGCTCTCGGATGCGAGCTTCATCACCTTGGCCGCGGGGCTATCGTGGAAAGACCCGGCGGGGCGGACCCGGCGCGAAGAAGATCTGACCGAATGGCTGGGCAAGCGCGGCACGGCGGGCCGGATGGCACCGCGCGGCTTCCCGCAGGACAACAAGTTCAACTGA
- a CDS encoding cytochrome b/b6 domain-containing protein yields the protein MPDLGPNAGPGPDERQKIRLWDPLLRGFHWLLAFFVIAAWCLGQFGPLKMTLHFWCGYVVIGLLAFRLIWGFLGPKPARFSTFLRGPGTVLTYARGFLAREPSHWPGHNPLGALSVIAMLAALIAQVTTGLISDPDDYINVGPLASYVSSATRSKAVGLHELGGSVILVLVLLHLAVILYYCFWKREDLVKPMLTGWKDVKRD from the coding sequence ATGCCCGATCTGGGTCCCAACGCGGGTCCCGGCCCGGACGAGCGCCAGAAGATCCGCCTTTGGGACCCGCTTTTGCGCGGGTTTCACTGGCTTTTGGCGTTTTTCGTCATTGCCGCCTGGTGTCTGGGCCAGTTCGGCCCGCTGAAAATGACGCTGCATTTCTGGTGCGGCTATGTCGTGATCGGTCTTCTGGCCTTCCGCCTGATCTGGGGCTTTCTCGGGCCGAAACCGGCGCGGTTTTCCACCTTCTTGCGCGGGCCGGGCACGGTGCTGACCTATGCGCGCGGCTTTCTGGCGCGGGAGCCGAGCCATTGGCCCGGTCACAACCCGCTTGGCGCGCTCTCGGTCATTGCCATGCTGGCCGCGCTGATCGCGCAGGTCACGACCGGGCTGATCTCTGACCCCGACGATTATATCAACGTCGGCCCGCTCGCGAGCTATGTCAGCTCGGCCACACGGTCCAAGGCGGTCGGCCTGCACGAGCTTGGCGGCTCGGTCATACTGGTCCTCGTGCTGCTGCATCTGGCGGTGATCCTTTATTACTGCTTCTGGAAGCGTGAGGATCTGGTCAAACCGATGCTCACCGGCTGGAAAGACGTCAAGCGCGACTGA
- a CDS encoding c-type cytochrome produces MRLILTTATLIALPFMAFADDKIEDNVKARQGFFEMLGANMAPLAGMAKGEIAYDEMLASTSAANIEALTKYTLPMHFVEGSSLKDVKNTAAKSEIWANMDDFKAKYAALGEAATGASEAVKGGQANVGPVLGKLGAACKACHDAYREKQ; encoded by the coding sequence ATGCGTCTTATCCTGACCACCGCGACCCTGATTGCCCTGCCGTTCATGGCGTTTGCCGATGACAAGATCGAAGACAATGTGAAAGCCCGGCAAGGCTTTTTCGAGATGCTGGGGGCCAATATGGCGCCGCTTGCGGGCATGGCAAAGGGCGAGATCGCCTATGATGAGATGCTGGCCTCGACCTCGGCGGCCAATATCGAGGCTCTGACCAAATACACGCTGCCGATGCATTTCGTCGAAGGCTCGTCGCTCAAAGACGTGAAGAACACTGCCGCGAAATCCGAGATCTGGGCCAATATGGACGATTTCAAGGCGAAATATGCCGCCCTCGGCGAAGCCGCGACCGGTGCCTCAGAGGCGGTCAAGGGCGGGCAGGCCAATGTCGGGCCGGTCCTCGGCAAGCTTGGCGCTGCCTGCAAGGCCTGCCACGACGCCTATCGCGAGAAACAGTGA
- a CDS encoding endonuclease/exonuclease/phosphatase family protein: protein MTWRSRILSVGAALGVALCASSPAWAERLRIATYTPDLTRDGPGLLYRDLLSGKDKQIGAVVAVIARADPDILLLTGMDWDRDLLALKELQAQLAKAGADYPHLFAARPNSGMATGLDLDQNGRLGTADDAQGYGSFSGQSGMALLSRHPFGEITDYSAFLWRDLPGNRMPDLPAEISAVQRLSSVAHWDVPVIVAGKPLHLLAYSASPPVFGHKDRNRRRNHDETAFWLQHLPEAPFVVLGDTNLDPLDGDGAHEAITALLAQVQDPAPVSEGGRLAPQTGVNASHRGDPAQDTAQWRPDKAGNLRVDVVLPAPGLRVRDSAVLWPTPDDPVAETVALASRHRLVWLDLDWP, encoded by the coding sequence TTGACCTGGCGGTCTCGCATCCTTTCGGTCGGGGCGGCGCTTGGCGTCGCCCTTTGCGCATCGAGCCCCGCTTGGGCCGAGCGGCTGCGAATCGCCACTTATACGCCCGACCTGACCCGAGACGGGCCGGGACTGCTTTACCGCGATCTGCTTAGCGGCAAGGACAAGCAGATTGGGGCGGTGGTTGCGGTGATCGCGCGGGCCGATCCTGACATCCTGCTCTTGACCGGGATGGACTGGGACCGTGACCTGCTGGCGTTGAAAGAGCTTCAGGCCCAGCTGGCCAAGGCGGGCGCGGATTATCCCCATCTGTTCGCCGCGCGCCCGAACAGCGGTATGGCGACCGGGCTCGATCTCGACCAGAACGGGCGGCTGGGCACGGCGGATGATGCGCAGGGCTATGGCTCGTTTTCCGGCCAAAGCGGCATGGCGCTGCTCTCGCGCCATCCTTTCGGCGAGATCACTGATTACAGCGCCTTTCTCTGGCGAGATCTGCCGGGCAACCGGATGCCGGACCTGCCCGCCGAGATCAGCGCGGTCCAGCGCCTCTCTTCGGTGGCGCATTGGGATGTGCCGGTGATCGTCGCGGGCAAGCCCTTGCATCTTTTGGCTTATTCTGCCTCGCCCCCGGTCTTTGGCCATAAGGACCGCAACCGCCGCCGCAACCATGATGAGACCGCTTTCTGGTTGCAGCACCTGCCCGAGGCGCCTTTCGTCGTGCTGGGCGACACCAATCTCGACCCGCTGGACGGTGACGGCGCACATGAGGCGATCACCGCGCTGCTGGCGCAGGTGCAGGACCCCGCTCCGGTCAGCGAGGGCGGCAGGCTTGCGCCGCAAACCGGCGTCAACGCCAGCCACCGCGGCGATCCGGCGCAAGACACCGCGCAATGGCGTCCCGACAAGGCGGGCAATCTGCGCGTCGATGTCGTGCTGCCCGCCCCCGGCTTGCGGGTGCGCGATTCGGCCGTGCTCTGGCCCACGCCGGACGATCCCGTTGCCGAGACCGTCGCGCTGGCCTCGCGCCACCGGCTGGTCTGGCTGGACCTCGACTGGCCCTAG
- the leuD gene encoding 3-isopropylmalate dehydratase small subunit — protein MDKFTTLTGIAAPMPLVNIDTDMIIPKQFLKTIHRSGLGKNLFDEMRFTPDGQEVPDFVLNQPAYRDSQIIVAGDNFGCGSSREHAPWALLDFGIRAVISTSFADIFYNNCFKNGILPIILPKEAVDVLMEDARKGANARMTVDLENQQVTTSDGQSFAFEMDPFRKHCLINGLDDIGLTLEKSSKIDSFEGQMAQSRPWV, from the coding sequence ATGGACAAGTTTACCACACTGACCGGTATTGCCGCCCCCATGCCCCTGGTCAATATCGACACCGATATGATCATCCCCAAGCAGTTCCTGAAAACGATCCATCGCTCCGGCCTTGGCAAGAACCTGTTCGACGAGATGCGCTTTACCCCCGATGGGCAGGAAGTGCCTGATTTCGTGTTGAACCAGCCCGCCTATCGCGACAGCCAGATCATCGTCGCCGGTGACAATTTCGGCTGCGGCTCGTCGCGCGAACATGCGCCTTGGGCGCTGCTCGACTTCGGCATCCGCGCGGTGATCTCGACAAGCTTCGCGGATATTTTCTACAATAACTGCTTCAAGAACGGCATTCTGCCGATCATTCTGCCGAAAGAAGCCGTCGACGTGCTGATGGAGGACGCCCGCAAAGGTGCCAATGCTCGCATGACGGTTGATCTCGAGAATCAGCAGGTCACTACGTCGGACGGCCAAAGCTTCGCCTTCGAGATGGATCCGTTCCGCAAGCATTGCCTGATCAACGGTCTCGATGACATTGGCCTGACCCTCGAAAAATCCTCGAAGATCGACAGCTTCGAAGGCCAGATGGCGCAAAGCCGTCCCTGGGTCTGA
- the leuC gene encoding 3-isopropylmalate dehydratase large subunit, which yields MTGNTKAGAPRTLYDKIFDAHVVDRSEDGTCVLYIDRHLVHEVTSPQAFEGLRMAGRKVHSPERTIAVPDHNVPTTADRVNGIENPEGRIQVAELDKNAREFGLNYYPMSDVRQGIVHIVGPEQGWTLPGMTVVCGDSHTATHGAFGALAHGIGTSEVEHVLATQTLIQKKSKNMKVEITGKLRPGVTAKDITLAVIGKTGTAGGTGYVIEYCGEAIRDLSMEGRMTVCNMAIEGGARAGLIAPDDKTYEYCKGRPHAPKGAAWEAAVSWWKTLFTDEGAHWDKVVTIRGEDIAPVVTWGTSPEDVLAITDKVPAPEDFEGGKVEAARRSLDYMGLIPGTPLNEIKIDAVFIGSCTNGRIEDLRAAAGILKGKHLADGVRGMIVPGSGLVRIQAEEEGLDKIFTDAGFEWRLAGCSMCLGMNPDQLAPGERCAATSNRNFEGRMGRGGRTHLMSPVMAAAAGIAGHLTDVREVLAAEVA from the coding sequence ATGACCGGCAACACCAAAGCGGGCGCGCCCCGCACGCTCTATGACAAGATTTTCGACGCCCATGTGGTCGACCGTTCCGAGGACGGCACCTGCGTGCTCTATATCGACCGCCATCTGGTCCATGAGGTGACCTCGCCTCAGGCCTTCGAGGGCCTGCGCATGGCGGGCCGCAAGGTCCATTCGCCCGAGCGCACGATTGCCGTGCCGGACCACAACGTGCCGACGACCGCCGACCGCGTGAACGGGATCGAGAACCCCGAGGGCCGCATTCAGGTCGCCGAGCTCGACAAGAACGCCCGTGAATTCGGGCTGAACTACTATCCGATGTCGGATGTCCGTCAGGGCATCGTCCATATCGTCGGCCCCGAGCAGGGTTGGACCCTGCCCGGCATGACCGTCGTGTGCGGCGACAGCCACACCGCGACCCATGGCGCGTTCGGCGCTCTGGCCCATGGCATCGGCACCTCTGAGGTCGAGCATGTTCTGGCGACCCAGACGCTGATCCAGAAGAAATCGAAGAACATGAAGGTGGAAATCACCGGCAAACTGCGCCCTGGCGTGACCGCCAAGGACATCACGCTTGCCGTCATCGGCAAGACCGGGACCGCGGGCGGCACCGGCTATGTCATCGAATATTGCGGTGAAGCGATCCGCGATCTCTCGATGGAAGGCCGCATGACCGTTTGCAACATGGCGATCGAAGGCGGCGCCCGCGCCGGTCTGATCGCGCCGGACGACAAGACCTACGAATATTGCAAGGGCCGCCCCCATGCGCCGAAGGGCGCCGCTTGGGAAGCCGCCGTCAGCTGGTGGAAAACGCTCTTCACCGACGAAGGCGCGCATTGGGACAAGGTCGTGACCATTCGTGGCGAAGACATCGCGCCGGTCGTGACCTGGGGCACCTCGCCCGAGGATGTTCTGGCGATCACCGATAAAGTGCCCGCGCCCGAGGACTTCGAAGGCGGCAAGGTCGAAGCCGCGCGCCGCTCGCTCGACTATATGGGCCTGATCCCGGGCACACCGCTCAATGAGATCAAGATCGACGCGGTCTTCATCGGGTCGTGCACCAATGGCCGGATCGAGGATCTGCGCGCCGCAGCCGGTATCCTCAAGGGCAAGCATCTGGCGGATGGCGTGCGCGGCATGATCGTGCCGGGCTCGGGTCTGGTGCGGATTCAGGCCGAAGAAGAAGGTCTCGACAAGATCTTCACCGATGCGGGCTTTGAATGGCGTCTGGCCGGTTGCTCGATGTGTCTGGGCATGAACCCCGACCAGCTTGCGCCGGGCGAGCGTTGCGCCGCGACCTCGAACCGCAACTTCGAGGGCCGGATGGGCCGCGGGGGCCGCACCCATCTGATGTCGCCGGTCATGGCAGCTGCCGCGGGCATCGCCGGTCATCTGACCGACGTGCGCGAGGTTCTGGCCGCAGAGGTCGCCTAA
- a CDS encoding mechanosensitive ion channel family protein: MKPLSPDVFDAAQALWLQIRMFAKGMLLPWRLNQLLAIAALFLIAHFAAKPIGHWLTTWLRKRQGWTKWKLRLGILIQQRVRVILFALLAWILVAVMRELTWPSRSQLIALAASIATAWAAIGFVTRIIRTRLLRRLVRWFAWIFATLYFLDFLTVAENLLDSLALSFGEFRLSALTVIKAVVVTVVMIVAARLFSRFVTRKLAKNSDIAPEVQILISKVLQGVLITLAILIGVKAAGFDLTGFTVFTGALGVGLGFGLQKVISNLMSGFIILMDKSIKPGDVISIGDTFGWIEELGARYTSVVTRDGREYLVPNEDLVTGQVVNWSHTNDFVRLDLFFGASYRDDPHEVTKIAINASLSVKRVLAQRTPVCWITGFGERSVEYILRFWISDPTAGITNVKGQVYMAIWDAFKKNGVELPYPQMEVRMLRANRDEENAPHFQMTTSLKD, from the coding sequence ATGAAGCCTTTGTCACCAGATGTCTTTGATGCGGCGCAGGCGCTCTGGCTGCAGATTCGCATGTTTGCCAAGGGGATGCTGCTGCCTTGGCGGCTGAACCAGCTTCTTGCCATCGCCGCGCTGTTTCTCATCGCGCATTTCGCTGCCAAACCGATTGGCCATTGGCTGACGACCTGGCTGCGCAAGCGGCAGGGCTGGACGAAATGGAAGCTGCGGCTCGGGATCTTGATCCAGCAGCGGGTGCGGGTGATTCTCTTCGCGCTGCTGGCGTGGATTCTGGTCGCGGTGATGCGCGAGCTGACCTGGCCCTCACGCAGTCAGCTGATCGCGCTGGCCGCCTCGATTGCGACCGCTTGGGCGGCGATCGGCTTTGTCACGCGCATCATCCGCACCCGGCTGCTGCGGCGGCTCGTGCGCTGGTTTGCCTGGATTTTCGCGACGCTCTATTTCCTCGATTTCCTGACGGTCGCCGAGAATCTGCTCGACAGTCTCGCGCTGAGTTTCGGCGAGTTCCGCCTCTCGGCGCTGACGGTGATCAAGGCGGTGGTGGTCACGGTGGTGATGATCGTCGCCGCGCGGCTCTTTTCGCGCTTCGTCACGCGCAAGCTGGCCAAGAACTCGGATATCGCGCCCGAGGTCCAGATCCTGATCTCGAAGGTCTTGCAAGGCGTGCTGATCACGCTGGCGATCCTGATCGGGGTCAAGGCGGCGGGGTTCGATCTGACCGGCTTCACGGTCTTTACCGGCGCGCTTGGCGTCGGTCTGGGCTTTGGTCTGCAAAAGGTGATCTCGAACCTGATGTCGGGCTTCATCATCCTGATGGACAAGTCGATCAAGCCCGGAGACGTGATCTCGATCGGCGACACCTTCGGCTGGATCGAGGAACTGGGTGCACGCTATACCTCGGTGGTGACGCGCGACGGGCGGGAATATCTGGTGCCGAACGAGGATCTCGTCACCGGGCAGGTGGTCAACTGGTCGCATACCAATGACTTCGTCCGGCTGGATCTGTTCTTCGGCGCCTCATATCGCGACGATCCCCATGAGGTGACGAAAATCGCAATCAATGCCAGCCTCAGCGTCAAGCGCGTGCTGGCGCAGCGCACCCCGGTGTGCTGGATCACCGGCTTTGGCGAGCGCTCGGTCGAATATATCCTGCGCTTCTGGATTTCCGACCCGACGGCGGGGATCACCAACGTCAAGGGGCAGGTCTATATGGCGATCTGGGACGCGTTCAAGAAAAACGGGGTCGAGCTGCCCTATCCGCAAATGGAGGTGCGAATGCTGCGCGCCAATCGCGATGAGGAAAATGCTCCGCATTTTCAGATGACGACCAGCCTCAAGGACTAA
- the rsfS gene encoding ribosome silencing factor — translation MSSDQLLERVLASLDDDKAEDVVTIDLRGRSAMADHMVIASGRSSRQVASIADKLVERLKEQTGRSARIEGKETGDWVLIDTDDIIIHVFRPEVREFYQLEKMWMPADALRSATLDRIRAEHAAAQITN, via the coding sequence CTGAGCAGCGACCAGTTATTGGAGCGTGTTCTCGCCTCTCTCGATGATGACAAAGCCGAGGATGTCGTGACCATCGACCTCCGCGGTCGTTCGGCTATGGCCGATCACATGGTGATCGCCTCGGGCCGCTCATCGCGTCAGGTGGCCTCGATCGCCGACAAGCTTGTCGAGCGTCTGAAGGAACAGACCGGCCGTTCGGCCCGGATCGAAGGCAAGGAAACCGGCGACTGGGTGCTGATCGACACCGATGATATCATCATCCATGTCTTCCGCCCCGAAGTCCGCGAGTTCTATCAGCTCGAAAAGATGTGGATGCCCGCCGATGCCCTGCGTTCGGCGACGCTCGACCGCATCCGGGCTGAACATGCGGCCGCGCAGATCACCAACTGA
- the rlmH gene encoding 23S rRNA (pseudouridine(1915)-N(3))-methyltransferase RlmH, translated as MRLVLAAVGRLRKGPEATLISDYLDRFAKAGRSLGLPPVSVLEVEDKRGGGMATEAELLLRAIPDGAALIILDERGQMLTSPEFATRLGNWRDQARDVCLVIGGADGIDPSLRARADLAISFGKMVWPHMLVRVMVAEQLYRAATILSGSPYHRE; from the coding sequence ATGCGTCTTGTGCTCGCCGCAGTCGGGCGGCTGCGGAAGGGGCCGGAAGCGACGCTGATCTCGGACTACCTTGACCGCTTTGCAAAGGCGGGCCGATCACTTGGCCTGCCTCCGGTCTCGGTGCTCGAGGTCGAGGATAAGCGCGGCGGCGGTATGGCCACCGAAGCCGAGCTTTTGCTGCGCGCCATCCCGGACGGGGCGGCGCTGATCATTCTGGACGAACGCGGCCAGATGCTCACCTCGCCTGAATTCGCAACCCGTCTTGGCAATTGGCGCGATCAGGCGCGCGATGTCTGCCTGGTCATCGGCGGCGCGGATGGCATCGACCCCAGCCTGCGCGCCCGCGCCGATCTGGCGATCAGTTTCGGCAAGATGGTCTGGCCGCATATGCTGGTCCGCGTCATGGTGGCTGAGCAGCTTTACCGCGCTGCGACCATCCTGTCGGGCAGCCCTTACCACCGCGAATAG